The Myxococcaceae bacterium JPH2 nucleotide sequence CCCTTCGCATCGTTGAACCACTTCACGGTACCACTCGCCATAATCTTGCTTCCTTGCCAGTGCTCTTAGGGCGTTCATCGCCAGTCTGCCCGCTCCCGTGACGAAGCGTCGACCGAGGCTCTAACCCCGAACGGGTGTGAAGTCGAGGCAGGAACCCGCCCCGAACTCGATTTCCCCGCGTGGATGTCAAGCCGTGGTCGATTCGGGAAACACGCTTCGCGAACCGTTCATTTCGGGCATTCCGCGCACGCCTGACGCACTTGCGTCACGCCCCTGGAACAAGCGCCTGCCTGCTCGCCCTTCTGCGCCTTGCGTCTACCACCGGACAGCCGAGCGAGCCCGATGGAAAGAATTAGAAATGTTCCTGCTGGTAAACACTTTGGCGCGAAGTGCCGTATCCTCCCGCCACGGGCGCGAACCGACGCGTCCACCCCCTCGTCCCGCAGTCCCTCTCCAGTGAGGCGTCTCTACCAGTGACCACCCCTGCCCGCGTGACCTTTGCCCACGGCGACGCCACTCACTTCGGAGAGGAGGTGAAGCGCCGCGTCGCGGAGTACTTCGAGAGTCGGAACCTGTCGCAGAAGGCCAACACCGCCATGGTGGTGAAGTCCTTCGTGCTGTTGGGCCTGACCTTCGGGACCTACGGCCTCCTGCTCACGAACGCCTTTGGCCCCTGGGCAATGCTTGGCATGGCCGTGGTGATGGGCGTGGGCATCGCGGGATTGGGCTTCTCCGTGGCCCATGACGGCCTCCACGGGGCCTACAGCGACAACCCCCGGGTGAACCTGGCCGCCGGGCTCGTGTTCGATTTGCTCGGCGCCAATGGGTACATGTGGAAGCTGACCCACAATGTCATCCACCATACCTATACAAATCTGATCGGCGTGGACGAGGACCTGACGGTCAGCCCGCAGCTGCGATTGTCACCGCATGCGGAGTGGAAGCCGTACCACCGCGCGCAGCACCTGTACGCGTTCTTCGCCTACGGCCTGTCGACCATCTTCTGGGTCTTCGTGAAGGACTACAAATACTTCCTCGCCAAGGACCTGGGCCCCTACAAGGGCAAGAAGCACCCGGCTTCCGAGTGGGCCATCCTCTTCGCGATGAAGGCCGTGTACTACACGTGGTCCCTGGTGGTGCCGGTGCTGGTGCTGGACGTCACCTGGTGGCAGTTCCTCATTGGCCTGCTGGCCATGCACCTGACGGCGGGGGGCATCCTGGGCATCGTCTTCCAGCTCGCGCACGTGGTGGAGGAGACGCGCCACCCGCTGCCGGATGCGAGCGGCAAGGTGGAGAACACCTGGATGGTGCACCAGCTCCAGACGACGTCGAACTTCGCCCGGAAGAACAAGCTGCTCAGCTGGTACGTGGGCGGGCTCAACTTCCAGATCGAGCACCACCTGTTCCCCAAGGTGTGCAGCGTGCACTACCCGGCCATCAGCGAGATCGTGCGGGAGACGGCCCTGAAGCACGGGCTCACCTACCCCGAGGCCGAGACCTTCCTGGACGCGGTCGGTTCCCACTACCGCACGCTGCGCGAGCTCGGGAAGCGGCCCTCGCCGGCTCCTGAGCGCGTGAACATCGCGATGGCGGCCTAGGCCCCTCGCCTCAGCTCCTGGCCGTGCGCAGCGCCGCCAGGAGCCCTTCCGCGGTGGAGACCACCGCACGGGCACCATGGGCGCGCAGCTCCGCCTCGGTGCGAAAGCCCCACGTGACGCCCACGGAGAACATGCCCGCCGCGCTCGCGGTGTCCATGTCGATGGGCGTGTCCCCCACGAAGCCGCAGTCCGCGGGCCGCGCGCCCAGCTCCTCGGCCAGCGCCAGCGCGGCCGTGGGGTCCGGCTTGCGCGGCACGCCCACCCGCTCGCCGTAGACAGCGGCGAAGCCCACGCCAGGCAGCAGCCGCTCCACCAGCCGCTTCACGAAGTCATCCGACTTGTTGCTCAGCACGCCCAGGCGCACGCCATCCCGCGCCAGCGCGGTGAGCATCGCGTGCACGCCCGGGTACGGCTGGGTCCGGTCGAACAGGTGGCCATCGTATTCCGCGTGGTAGGTGGCGAGGACAGGCGCGTGCAACTCCTCGCGGCCCTCGGGCACCGCCCGGCGGACGAGCTGCTTCACGCCCTCGCCCACGAAGCGCAGGTAGGCCGGCTCGGGGTGGATGGGCAGGCCGTGGTGGGCGAGCGCGCGGTTCATCGCCCAGGCGATGTCTCCGAGCGAGTCCACCAGCGTCCCGTCGAGGTCGAAGAGGACGGCGCGCAGGTGCATGGCGAGAGGGACTCCTGAAGCACTCCCCTGAAAGTCTCAAGGGGGTGGAAACACGAACGCCCCGACCCGCTCGGGCCAGGGCGTCCTGAAGGACTGCGACGTCGCCGGACTACGGCTTGGCGGGGGCCGCGGCGGGCTTGCCGTCCGCGGAGGCACCGCCGCGCTGGAGCACGGCGAAGTTGATGTTGTTGTAGCCCGCGGTGGCGCAGCTGAACATCACGCGCTTGATGATGCGGAACTCCACGTCCTTGTTGGCCTGGATGTTCACGTCACCCTTGAAGCCATCCGTGCTGTTCGCCATGGAGTGGAGGTCCTCGAACTGCTTGCGCATGTCCCGCAGCCGCTCCTCCAGCGCCGGGATGTTGAGGTACTCGTCCTTGGTGAGGTCATCCACGCGACCCACGATGGTGCCCGAGACGCTGACCTGCTCGTTGGACACCATCACCACCGGGTGCATCTCCACTTCCTTGACGTTGGCCGCCTCGGGAAGCTGGATGTCCTTGGTCATCATCAGCACCTCGCCCGTCGCGGAGAAGTTCGCGATGAG carries:
- a CDS encoding acyl-CoA desaturase, with amino-acid sequence MTTPARVTFAHGDATHFGEEVKRRVAEYFESRNLSQKANTAMVVKSFVLLGLTFGTYGLLLTNAFGPWAMLGMAVVMGVGIAGLGFSVAHDGLHGAYSDNPRVNLAAGLVFDLLGANGYMWKLTHNVIHHTYTNLIGVDEDLTVSPQLRLSPHAEWKPYHRAQHLYAFFAYGLSTIFWVFVKDYKYFLAKDLGPYKGKKHPASEWAILFAMKAVYYTWSLVVPVLVLDVTWWQFLIGLLAMHLTAGGILGIVFQLAHVVEETRHPLPDASGKVENTWMVHQLQTTSNFARKNKLLSWYVGGLNFQIEHHLFPKVCSVHYPAISEIVRETALKHGLTYPEAETFLDAVGSHYRTLRELGKRPSPAPERVNIAMAA
- a CDS encoding biopolymer transporter ExbD codes for the protein MAIKVPGKRYGKRLEHSKVFGHGGHGKKSGFADLLITPLVDMFVIIVLFLIANFSATGEVLMMTKDIQLPEAANVKEVEMHPVVMVSNEQVSVSGTIVGRVDDLTKDEYLNIPALEERLRDMRKQFEDLHSMANSTDGFKGDVNIQANKDVEFRIIKRVMFSCATAGYNNINFAVLQRGGASADGKPAAAPAKP
- a CDS encoding HAD family hydrolase, translated to MHLRAVLFDLDGTLVDSLGDIAWAMNRALAHHGLPIHPEPAYLRFVGEGVKQLVRRAVPEGREELHAPVLATYHAEYDGHLFDRTQPYPGVHAMLTALARDGVRLGVLSNKSDDFVKRLVERLLPGVGFAAVYGERVGVPRKPDPTAALALAEELGARPADCGFVGDTPIDMDTASAAGMFSVGVTWGFRTEAELRAHGARAVVSTAEGLLAALRTARS